Below is a window of Turneriella parva DSM 21527 DNA.
GCGCAAACCTTCGCGCAACGCGACATGGCATCGACGCAGAAGGCAATCTCGATGCTCGAAAAAGTACTGGAGCAAAAGCCCGACCATCTCGACAGCCAGGCCCTGATCGCCTATGCGTACGCCCATGAGGCCTTTATTCTCTCGCAGCTCGGTGAGAGCGGCAGCGATTACCAGAATTCGGCCGAAGCTTTTATCAAGGCGGTTCAGACACAACAGCCACAGAATGCATCTGCAAAGAAGGCATCTGTCTTCTTGCTGATGTCGTCGGGCAAAGTGGCTGACGCGCGCAAAATTCTCGAAAAAGATCTGAACGACAAAGAGGCCGACGCAGATATCTGGTACATGTACGCACTCGCGGGCGATGCCGACAAAACCGTCAATCACCTCAATCGTGCGTTGACGCTAAACCCCGACCACGTGTGGATCTATACCGACATGGCCTTTCGCGCTCTGAAAATGGGTGATGCTGTCGTCGCCGAAAAATGGATTAAGGCGCTAGAGGGCAGGCGGCCGGCAGTTGCCGAGGTGCCTTTACTCTATGCAGTGCTTGCGGCACAAAAAAAGGACAAAAAGCGTGCGCAAGAGCAATGGGCTGAATTTGTCCGCCGGTCGCCTGAATCACCGTTGGTCGCAAAATTTTCACCAGCGAAGAAGAAATAATCAGTTTAGCGGCAAGCTGTCGCGCATCTCTTTCGGCGCCTTGAGCAGGTCACTCACCAGCGATTCGATTTCACATGCGCTCGCACCCCCGCGGGCCTGCCAACGTTCGGGTATTGAGGCAGCTGGCTTTTTGCTGAGCACCGTATTGCATTTTGGAGGCGCTTGCATGACATTCGCCAACGGCTCCGAAATTGTATAGGGCAAAACCCTCCAGGCCAGGTCAAGATACAGGTGTGCCAGCTCATGCCGCAGCTGACTGGCATTGCGCTGACGCAGCAGTATGCGCGCCCGCTGCCGGTCGAGCACCGATGCCATGCGTGCGCCTCCCTTTACTTCATAGAAGTATTTTTTGCCAATACACAGCCTGACCTCTGCCGGATAGACCGTTGGGGCGTAGCGAGCGGCAAATTCACTCCAGATTCTGCGGCTTTCGGGGCTGCGCTCAAGTTTTTCACATTCGGCAGCGAGGCCGCCAGCCATGAGCAGGCTAAATATCAAAACGATTGCGGGTTTCACAATTTGGGCAGAGAATCGTCACCTCACCCTTGACACGGGAGTTGCCCGCTTTATCGACCAGTTTGCCGACCGCGGTAAATTGAAAATCCAGCCCTTCGGGATGGTAATTGCCTTTGCCATATTTCGAAGTGCCTTCCATAACGTAACCGCACGCATGGCACTTGACTTTGAGTCGAATTTTTTCAGCCATTAGTTATTGAAGAAAATTCTGTAGGGCGCCGACGCCATGTCATTCAGTTTTTCGTTTGCATACCGCGCATAGTCGAGCAGCAAAAGATAGAGCGTCTCTTCGTGCAAGAGGCGCGCGCTGAAGCTTTCACCGCCGTACGCGACGCTCTGTTCGAGCTTGAGCATGTTGGCCTTGATTTTCGGCAGGTTCTTGTTCAGGTCATAAACCAGAAACTCGCTCGCGCCGTTAACCTTCAAGAGCATGCCATAAAGATCAGAGCTTGTCGAATTGACCATGCTGAAAAAGCCATTCATCATGCGCGTTGTATTGCGCACGACATTGCGGGCAGCGACTCTTTGCACGTACGGTATGCGCTTGAGATCGACCACGGTCTTGCGAAGTTGCTTTAGCCGCGTCTCAAGTACGCTCAGGTTGCCGTTGTCCGATCGAATGGCGTCGTAGTATTGCTGAAACATGATCGACGAATTGACTATTTTTTCAAGCGGCATGGAGTGTTCGAGAGAGTAGACGGCATCATCAGCCGAGCTGGGCACAACTTCAATATTGATGAATTTTGCGCCGAAATAACCCCATGAGCTGAGCGAGGCGCGGCTTGCCGCCCTCGGTATCGGAAAATCTTTTCTGATCTTCGCGTAGATGCGGTGGCCGCTCGTGCCCGAAACGAGGTATTCAACTTCGCCGATTTCGAGCGCGCCCTGGTAGCGAATTTTCGTACCGGGGCGCACGTCTTCGACGAACTCTGATGAAAAAGTCATGCGATAAAAATCGAGCGAGCGCACGAGGCTGCGCGTGCCGAAATAACCGAGAAAAACTACAAAAAACATCAGAATCACAAAGCCGATGAGCAGAGT
It encodes the following:
- a CDS encoding MlaD family protein, whose product is MKTAEIRTSTAEWLSFWDTIRNPDRMTLLIGFVILMFFVVFLGYFGTRSLVRSLDFYRMTFSSEFVEDVRPGTKIRYQGALEIGEVEYLVSGTSGHRIYAKIRKDFPIPRAASRASLSSWGYFGAKFINIEVVPSSADDAVYSLEHSMPLEKIVNSSIMFQQYYDAIRSDNGNLSVLETRLKQLRKTVVDLKRIPYVQRVAARNVVRNTTRMMNGFFSMVNSTSSDLYGMLLKVNGASEFLVYDLNKNLPKIKANMLKLEQSVAYGGESFSARLLHEETLYLLLLDYARYANEKLNDMASAPYRIFFNN